The segment ATGGCCGAATGGAGCACCGAGCAGACGGGCGGCAAGAGCAAACAGGACTTCGCCGATCTGCTGGGTCCGGACAAGTCCCGCACCATCGTCATCTACTGCGGCTTCGTGAAATGCACCCGCAGCCACAACGGCGCGGCCTGGGCCAAGCGGCTGGGGTACGAGAACGTTTATCGCCATCCCGGCGGCATTTATGCCTGGAAGGGCCTTGGCTACCCCGTGGAGAGCGTGGAGTAGGCGAGTTCAGACCAGCGCGTTTTCCCGCTGGGAATCCATGGCGAAAAGGCAGGCGGTGCCGGCCGCCCGCCCCCTGGCCCGCAGCGTCTCCAGATTGGCTTCGGGAGAAAGGCTGAAAAGGGTCAGGGACGCCGTGGGGTAGCCTTCCACCCGGCACAGGTCCAATTCCTCGTCGCTTGTGGCCGTGCGCATCATGGCGTTGGGGATGCGGGCCATCTCAACCGCGCCGTGGAGGTAGGTTAGCGCTTCCTCTCCTTCGTTATCACTGTCGAGGCGTGCGGTAATGGCCAACTCGGTGTTCCAATTGCGCTTGGGCTTGTAGGCCAGAAGGAGCGACAGGTCGGCTTGGTCCAGGTCCGTGCCCAGCTTCCAGCCTTTGCGCGGCTTGTCGAGCACCAAGTGGACAGTTCCGCTCAAGGGCGTGGCGGCGGTATCGGGGTGATTTTCCTTTTCCGCATCATCGTCCTCCGGCTCGTCTTGGTAGATGACCACGCCGAGATCGTATGAGGCGGCATCTCGCACCAGCCGTTCCAACTCCTGACCCCGCCGTTTGTCCGGGGTGAGGCGCAGGAAGATCATGTCGGAACGGAAGAACGCCCCGCCCAGGGCCTCCAGCCCGGCGGCGACGTTTTCGCTGAATGTGGCCGCTCGTACGACTGTCCAGGTGGCGAAGACGGAATCGTCGCGCAGTTTGTTCTCCAGTTCAGGCAGGTTGGAGGTGAGTTCCTCGTAGTTAGTCGGTCCTGAAAAAGGCCTTTCAGATTGAATCAGGCGTACTTTAGTCTGCCCCGACTCCAGGTTCCGAAGCAGAGCCAAGGGGCGAAAAGAGACAAAAAGTGCTTCAGTCCCCGCATCCACTTCTTGAAGTTGAACGCGGCTGCGGCCATCAGCAGGTTGATCGCATCACCGAGGGCCCCTTTCAGGAAGTTTTTGGCCATGCGGAAGTCGTGTTTGAGATGTCCGATCACCGGCTCGATGCCAGCGCGTCTGCGAAAACGTTGCCTGGCCTTTCGTCTCTGGTAGGGCGTGTCGCTTTTCTTCGGCCGGCCCGGAATCAGAATGCTCGTGTCACCGACTTTTTTGCGCCCCCTGTAACCCCGGTCACAGATGGCCGCCTCGGGGCAGGATTCCGTGATTTGCGAAACTTGCTCCAGAACATCCGGCAGGGTGTGACCGTCGAAAACGTTCTCCTTGAAGGACATGGCTCCTACGATCACACCGGTGGTCTTGGTCCAGGCGATGGAGGCCTTGCGTCCGAACTCGTACTTTTTGTGCTCTTTGCCCTTGCCGATGCAAAGCACGTCCGGTTCGTGCAGGCTGTAGATCTTGTTCTTGTCGGTACGTTTCTGGTCATGGACCCGGCGGAAGAGCTGCATAGCTTCCCTGTGCCTGGCCAACGAATCCCTGGGCAGTTTGCGCTCAAGTTCGCGGATCAGGACGCCAGCCATGGTCCGAATGCGTTTGATGATCTTGCGACTCTTGAATCGCTGGCGCAGGAGGCCTGGCAATTCACGGCGGAAACTGCGGCGCAAGCTGATTCCTTCGAACTCGGCGATGGCCCTGCATCGCTTGATGACCTTGGTCAGAAGCTTCACGTCAGTGGGGAAGGTGATGTTCTTCTCCTGGACCGTGGTGTCCACGGCGATCTCCCGCTCCATGGCGTCGTCGCCGTGCAGACCCACCGAGACCTCGAAGATCAAACGCGCCCCACCCTCGCCGATGCGTTTGCGGAAATAAACCAAGTCCGTGGGGTCACAAGGAAGCCTCCACCGGAAATGCGTCTCACCGCAGAAGGCCTGATAGTAGGGGTTCCGGACCCAAGCCTCAATGACACGCTCGTCGCTCAGATTTTCAAGCTGCTTGAGGATCATGAGCCCGACCATGAGTCTGATGGGCTTTGCTGGACGACCATACTCACTATAGAGGCTAGAAAACTCCTGCTCGAACCTTTCCCAGGGGATGTTCGCTGCAAGCTTGAGCAGCGGGTCCTTGGGATTGAGCTGATCGATGAGGTCCTCGTAGAGGAAATTGCCCTGATCGCTTTTGGCTGGCTTGGCCTTCATCATCACTCCCGAACCGGTGACGGCGCGACCGGTTTCTTGCAGAATCACTACAGTTCCTGGTCGAGAATGATACATTGAATGCTACACTTTGTTAATTCTTTTCAGTGTCATAGATGTTTTTCAGGGCCGACTAATTACGTGCTCCGGTGAGCCCCAGCAGGCGGACGAATCCCTTGGGATAGGCTAGGTCCCGCAGCAGGCCATAGACACGCGCCACCTGATCGGAATTCTCCACCGGCACCAGGACGTTGGCCTTCCACGTCTTTTCCCTCGGGCCGGTGTACCGTTCCATTTTTTGGCCGCCCACTTGGCCATGACCGCCATGAGTCCGCTGCGCACGTCGCCGAAGGGCGCCTTGAGGTGTTTGCGCACCAGGTAGGTGTGCAGGATGAGCACGACCACAATCGCCACCAGGCTGAAGGTCGGATTGACGATGAACATGGCGAACAGGCAGCCCAGCGCTCCAACCAGGGAAACAAAGCGGGGAATGCGTAGTAGTGGCGGAAGCTGACCAGCTTGAGGCTTTGCTCCAGCAGGACCACGACGTTGATCATGGCGTAGGTCACCAGGAAGAACATGGTGATGAGAGGGGCTATGGCATTGAGGTTGCGGAGCATGAGCGCGGCCAGAACGATGGCCCCGGTGGCCATCATGGCGTTGCGCGGTTCCCCCGATTGGGTGCGCTTGGCGAAGATTCGA is part of the Desulfohalovibrio reitneri genome and harbors:
- a CDS encoding IS5 family transposase encodes the protein MKAKPAKSDQGNFLYEDLIDQLNPKDPLLKLAANIPWERFEQEFSSLYSEYGRPAKPIRLMVGLMILKQLENLSDERVIEAWVRNPYYQAFCGETHFRWRLPCDPTDLVYFRKRIGEGGARLIFEVSVGLHGDDAMEREIAVDTTVQEKNITFPTDVKLLTKVIKRCRAIAEFEGISLRRSFRRELPGLLRQRFKSRKIIKRIRTMAGVLIRELERKLPRDSLARHREAMQLFRRVHDQKRTDKNKIYSLHEPDVLCIGKGKEHKKYEFGRKASIAWTKTTGVIVGAMSFKENVFDGHTLPDVLEQVSQITESCPEAAICDRGYRGRKKVGDTSILIPGRPKKSDTPYQRRKARQRFRRRAGIEPVIGHLKHDFRMAKNFLKGALGDAINLLMAAAAFNFKKWMRGLKHFLSLFAPWLCFGTWSRGRLKYA